GTGCCGTAAAAGATCGAGCCGACGATGTTCACCAATTGGATCAGATTTACGAATAAACTTCCCACACAGGCAAAGGCGATAGCTACCGCGCCCCACATTATCGTGAAGAATTTGCCGGCATTGACAAAGTGTTTGTCGGGTTTCTCAGTAGTCAGGTTGCGCTTGTAGAGGTCAATCACTGTCGTTGATGCCAGGGCATTCAAGCCTGAAGCAGTTGACGACATCGCCGCGCAGAGTATCACTGCGAGCAACAGTCCGATAAATCCTCGCGGCAGGTAATTGACGATATAGTATATGAACACATAATCGGCATCGCTTGATTTCTCTTTGCCCTGGGCCTTCCCGATGAGTTCCTGGCCTTTTGTCCGGAGTTGTTTTTCCTGTGTATTGAGTGCTCTGATTTCGGCATTTAATTTTGGATCGGCGTCATTGCGTCGCGCCAACGCCAGCACAGCAAGTTTCTTTTTTTTATTCAATTGTGAAAGTTCGGTTTCCAATTGCTGATAATCGCCCGCAAATGCGGAATTCGCGACGATCGCTTTACCATTCGGGTTGAAATTCAACGGTACCTCGCGGAATTGGAAAAACACGAAAACCATCACGCCCGTAAGCAGGATGAAAAACTGCATCGGCACTTTCATGATGCCGTTCAGGATCAGTCCCATCTGGCTTTCGCGGATTGATTTCCCGGAAAGATAGCGTTGTACCTGTGACTGGTCTGTGCCGAAATAGGAAAGCATCAGGAACAGTCCGCCGGTGATGCCGCTCCAGAATGTATAGCGGCTTTTCGGATCATAAGAAAAGTCAAGAATGTCCATCTTGCCGCTCGCGCCTGCGATTTTCAGAGCCTTTCCGAAAGTAATATCTCCAGGTAGCGCATGCAGGATCAGGTAAAATGCGACACCCATACCGCTCATGATGATGAACATTTGTTGTTTATGGGTTACATTGACTGCTTTGGTCCCGCCGGAGAAAGTATACAAAATTACCAATGTCCCGATGCCAATAATCATCTTGTTAAGGTCCCACCCCAAAATAGTGGAAAGGATGATTGCGGGCGCATAAATGGTAATGCCCGTTCCGAGGCCACGCTGGACAAGGAATAGAATCGCCGCGAGCGTCCGGGTTTTCATATCAAACCGACGTTCAAGGAATTCATATGCCGTATATACCCTGAGTTTATGGTATATCGGGATGAAAGTGTAGCAGATAATAACCATGGCAAGGGGCAGGCCGAAGTAAAATTGAACAAATCCCATGCCGCTGTCGTAAGCCTGTCCCGGCGTCGACAAGAAAGTAATGGCACTGGCCTGCGTTGCCATCACTGAAATCCCGACAGTATACCAAGGCGTTTCATTGTTGCCCAGGATGTATTCATCCACGTTTTTGCTGCCGGTCGTTTTCCAGACGCCATAAAACACGATGAACAAAAGCGTGGCAATCAGTACAATCCAGTCAATTGATTCCATTTAGGCAGCATAACGCATTAGTAAATAAAACACCAGGATGTAGCACGCATTGGCAATCAATACGGCGGAATAGCTTTTTTTCCATCGGGGTTTGTCGTCCGTCATATGCTATTTTTTTAAAGAGATTAGATTGGCCATCAGCCTGTAAGCCCCTGAAACGCCTTCCGGCAATTCCCTGAAGAAACTGAGTCCGGTATAAATGTAATGCCCTTTTCCATAATTGGCGATAAGCAACGCACCGTTTTTAGCCGTTTCGCCCTTGTCGTTGGACGAGAGGATTGGGGTGAATGCTTTGTCCCATTCATTCGGGTAGTACAAACCCTGTTCCTGTCGCCAGCCCTCAAAGTCCCTCGCAGTAATTTTATTCGGGGAATTGAGTACGGGTGATTCGGGATTCAGGAACCGTACAGGTGCATTTTCCTCGGTCACCCGGTCCCGCGATAACTTCAACGGGAACGGCGCAATCTTATCGGTAACCAAATCATCTGTAGTGTTGTATTGCACGATCATCGTTTTGCCTTCTTTCACAAAATCGAAAAGCACGTCCTGTTTCAATGATAGTGCCTGTGCGACATTGTAAGCGCGGATGCCGGTCATGGCGACGTCGAAACCGGCCAGTTTTTCCTTGGAGATTTCTTCCGGTTTGATCACGGTGACATCATAACCCATCTGGATCAGGCTTTTCGGGACTTCATCGCCCACACCCATAATATAGGCGATCTTTTCACTGCCTGTTTTTATATCCAGCCTGATGAAACGCGCCTCAGCCGGCTTAAGCACCTGTTGCCTTGAGATGTGGTCGTATTTGATGTTGACCTGTTCCTGGCTGAACGTCTTCCCATCAATCATGGCTACGGCTTTGGCCACAGCTTCAGCACCTCCAGCCGGTGGAAATACTTCAAAAGTGAACGACTGCTCGGAACCCTTCTTACTCAAATCGAAAGCCGATTGGGACGGAATCACTTTCCAGTCCGGCGGCAGGTTCAGCGACACATTTCCTTTCACGTTATCCTTTCCGGATTGGATACGCACGTCAACCAGTTTCGGCTTTTTTGTATTGAAGATCGTAACTTTATTCGAGATGGAAACCGAAACGTCCGGCACGATGTCGAAAGGGCGGAATATCTCGCCTTTCGCGTCGTCATTGAATTTGTACGTGATTTCTTTTTCAAAAGGAAGGTCGGTGCCATTGATGCGGATGTTAAAAACAGCCTTCAATTCCCGGATTACATCAGGCTTTCCGATGTTTTGCTGGTCATTCACGCGGTACATTCCTACGGTTCCCTTTTCATCGAGCCAATACGGCTGTGTGTAGGCGGATTGGGCGCCGATTTCAAGTTCCTGCTCCAGTGTGAACGGGAAATTGTTTTTGAGCGCTACACCCTGGGAGATTGTTTTTTGCGCGGGTAAAAATGTGACCGATGAGAGCGTCATATCAACTGCGCTCCTGTTGGTAGCTTCCATCTTTACTTTGATTTTGCTGCCCGGCGTGGCTTCCTGAATGTTGGTGACCGCCTCAAGGTACAGTCCGGCGCAACCTGCAATTATTTCCTTTATTTCTTCTGATTTTATGGCTTTCCAATGCGCTTCATCCAATGCCTGGATCATTTGATAGGCCTTAACAAGATCGGGGATACTCGCCGATGGATTTGTGAAATCGAAATTTTTCTCCACTGCAGCAAGCAACAAGCCAATAGGCTTTCCCCCTTGAACGCGGTTCCAGGACGTATCGATGCCGTCAAAAATATCAGACTTATTTTCTGGTTTGTCGCCATTAATAAATTCGAGGTACTCGGTTTCCTCACCGCGCGTCCCTGTGCTTCCAAACCCCTGCGACTGGTGGCGGCTGCGGCTCAATGCGGCAATTTCCTGGTTTGATTTACCCAGCATGGGGAAGTACACTCCCGTTTGCAGGCTGTACATATTGGTTTTGTCGGCCTGATCGAATTTTTCCTTACTACCGTAAAACCACCACGACGTATTGAAAAACATGCGTTTCGGTTGCCATGGCTTTACATATTCTAGTTGGTCAGCATAAGAATTCGGGTTGTTCGCCAGATTAAAACTCTCAAAGCTCAGCATCGCCGAAGCGGTGTGGTGGCCATGGGTAGTGCCCGGCGTACGATGGTCAAAACGATTGATGATCACATCAGGCTGAAACTTCCTGATTTGCCAGATGATGTCGCTTAATACTTGCGCTTTATCCCATATGGCCAACGTTTCATCAGGATTTTTAGAGTAGCCGAAATCGTTGGCGCGCGAGAAAAATTGTTCGCCGCCGTCGATTTTCCTGGCCTCAAGCAATTCCTGGGTGCGGATGGTGCCGAGTAATTCCCTTAATTCAGCCCCGATAAGGTTTTGCCCACCGTCGCCACGCGTCAGTGAGAGGTAACCTGTGCGGTATTTTCTTTCGTTAGCGTAATAGGAAATCAGACGCGTATTTTCGTCATCAGGATGGGCAGCGATGTACAGTACGGTCCCCAAGACATTAAGTTTCTGGATTTGGGCGTAGATGTCGGCGACGTTAGGTTTTACCGGCTGTTGTGCCTGCGCGCCGGTTTGACATAGTAAAGTAAGCAGGAATAAGAGACTGATTTTACGCATTTCGGGATTCATTTTCGATGGTCGCCAAATATACCAATTATATCAACCCCATAGCCTGATTGGATTTTGTTTAACAAAAAAAGGGCTGTCTCAATCGAGACAACCCTTTGCTTTCAGGTAGGCTGCATTTAATGATGTCCGTGACCCTTCCCGTGTTTTTTTCCATGTCCTTTTCCGTGTTTGTGTTCCGTGTACACGACAGGCCTTTTCACGACAACCGGAGCATACTGCGCATAATGTTTCTTGTAATATATGTATGGCCTGTTACCCCTGTAATCGCTTATTTTCACCTTGCGACATTTTTCATAAGAGTAATTCTTGTATTTCCCAGGCAGGTATTTGGCCCTGATCCATTTATTGTTTGTCCGGTAAATGTAACGCTTCGTTGAAATGTCATAATAAGAAGCGTAATCAGGAAGGTAGTAATACCTCACAATCACTGGTTTTGGTGTGGGTTCCACTACAGTAGGATTCACGTTTACGGTGATCTGCGCGTGCGCTGCAGCCGTAAAAAACAGCAATAGCAATATTAATTTCGTTGTTCTCATAATTTATTTCTTTTAAGATTGTCACCAGACTGTTGTGATTCTGGATGGTTTAAAGCTTGGAAAATACTCCCACGTGTATGCTCCGCAAAAAGGGTATCGCTTCTTCACAGGCGTGCTTTTCGCACTTACCTTTCTTGAGGATAGGACCTAGACCACGTTCTACGTCGTCACAAAATGTCAGGATATTAAATTTTAGGCTTACAGCAGCAGGATCAACAGCAAGATAATGATAATGATCGCACCTACTGACAGGTACACACCGCCATTGGTAGTACGCAGTTCTGATTTGATTGCACGGACTTCCTTGCGCAGCGCCTTTCTTTCAGCACGAGATAAATCCGACTTATCCATAGCCTTGATTTCCTCAAGACGATCTGTCAATAATTTGACACGTGCCGGCATTTCATTTGTAGGGTCAGCGGTTAACGTGGTGGTAACCGGAGTCGATGCGTACGTTACAGTGGGTGTAATGGCAAGTGTAAACAGCATCATCATCAAATAAAGAGTTGACTTTTTCATTTCAGTATAGTATTGGTTAAACAATTAGTGAGTGTAAATTTCGATTTGTTTTGCGTGAAACGCCTTACGGAATTATTGGGAATGGTTGTATAATTTAAACACGGAATACAACGACCTATCTTTCTTGTCCCAGTTCAATGTTTTTTCATTACACATGACAGAACTTTGTACTGTAATTGAAACACAAACTCATGGAAACAAATCATAAAAATGCCGTTCTGCATAAAGCCAACACCCGTGGCTACGCAAACCACGGGTGGCTCGAATCATACCATACCTTTAGCTTTGCCGGCTACAACAATCCGGAGCGCGTACACTTCGGTGTACTTCGGGTACTCAACGACGACCGCGTAAACGGTGGGATGGGTTTCGGCACGCACCCGCACCACGACATGGAAATTATTTCGATCCCACTGGAAGGCGACCTTGAACATAAAGACAGTATGGGGAATCTTGCCGTCATCCGCAAAGGCGACATCCAGGTTATGAGCGCGGGCAGCGGTATTTCGCACAGCGAATATAACAGGAACGAGGGCGAAGCGGTAAAATTCCTGCAGATTTGGGTAATACCCAACCAAAGGGGTGTCACACCGCGCTACGATCAGGTAACTTTAAATCCTGCGGACCGACACAACAATTTGCAGCAGGTAGTTTCGCCAAAAGCAGATGATAAGGGTGTGTGGATCCACCAGGATGCCTGGTTTCACCTCGGTGAATTTGATAAGGACGTCAAGACTTCGTACAATATTAAGAAGGAAGGAAACGGGGTGTATGCTTTCATTCTTAAAGGAAGTTTCACCATTGACGGCCAGGTGCTGGATACAAGAGACGGTTTTGGCATCACGGGGGTGGATTCGATTGATATCTCATCCCTTTCCGACGGCGCTGAAATCCTGTTGATGGAAGTCCCGATGCAATTGCCGGTCTTTTAAATTGGGAAATTCTGCGTCACATCGCTTGCAACGCCAAAAATGCCGGAATCAACTTTCGATACCAACTAATAAATAACAATCAAATAATTCAATTAATATGTCAACAACTAAATGGGTCATCGACCCCACACACTCA
The nucleotide sequence above comes from Flavobacterium magnum. Encoded proteins:
- a CDS encoding sodium:solute symporter: MESIDWIVLIATLLFIVFYGVWKTTGSKNVDEYILGNNETPWYTVGISVMATQASAITFLSTPGQAYDSGMGFVQFYFGLPLAMVIICYTFIPIYHKLRVYTAYEFLERRFDMKTRTLAAILFLVQRGLGTGITIYAPAIILSTILGWDLNKMIIGIGTLVILYTFSGGTKAVNVTHKQQMFIIMSGMGVAFYLILHALPGDITFGKALKIAGASGKMDILDFSYDPKSRYTFWSGITGGLFLMLSYFGTDQSQVQRYLSGKSIRESQMGLILNGIMKVPMQFFILLTGVMVFVFFQFREVPLNFNPNGKAIVANSAFAGDYQQLETELSQLNKKKKLAVLALARRNDADPKLNAEIRALNTQEKQLRTKGQELIGKAQGKEKSSDADYVFIYYIVNYLPRGFIGLLLAVILCAAMSSTASGLNALASTTVIDLYKRNLTTEKPDKHFVNAGKFFTIMWGAVAIAFACVGSLFVNLIQLVNIVGSIFYGTVLGIFLVGFYVKFVKSAAIFRSAVISQLIIFVIYYYAIHIYPEGQEKLGYLWLNFIGAVLTLLLSIAFQSISRKPVCSTDQP
- a CDS encoding PIG-L family deacetylase, whose product is MRKISLLFLLTLLCQTGAQAQQPVKPNVADIYAQIQKLNVLGTVLYIAAHPDDENTRLISYYANERKYRTGYLSLTRGDGGQNLIGAELRELLGTIRTQELLEARKIDGGEQFFSRANDFGYSKNPDETLAIWDKAQVLSDIIWQIRKFQPDVIINRFDHRTPGTTHGHHTASAMLSFESFNLANNPNSYADQLEYVKPWQPKRMFFNTSWWFYGSKEKFDQADKTNMYSLQTGVYFPMLGKSNQEIAALSRSRHQSQGFGSTGTRGEETEYLEFINGDKPENKSDIFDGIDTSWNRVQGGKPIGLLLAAVEKNFDFTNPSASIPDLVKAYQMIQALDEAHWKAIKSEEIKEIIAGCAGLYLEAVTNIQEATPGSKIKVKMEATNRSAVDMTLSSVTFLPAQKTISQGVALKNNFPFTLEQELEIGAQSAYTQPYWLDEKGTVGMYRVNDQQNIGKPDVIRELKAVFNIRINGTDLPFEKEITYKFNDDAKGEIFRPFDIVPDVSVSISNKVTIFNTKKPKLVDVRIQSGKDNVKGNVSLNLPPDWKVIPSQSAFDLSKKGSEQSFTFEVFPPAGGAEAVAKAVAMIDGKTFSQEQVNIKYDHISRQQVLKPAEARFIRLDIKTGSEKIAYIMGVGDEVPKSLIQMGYDVTVIKPEEISKEKLAGFDVAMTGIRAYNVAQALSLKQDVLFDFVKEGKTMIVQYNTTDDLVTDKIAPFPLKLSRDRVTEENAPVRFLNPESPVLNSPNKITARDFEGWRQEQGLYYPNEWDKAFTPILSSNDKGETAKNGALLIANYGKGHYIYTGLSFFRELPEGVSGAYRLMANLISLKK
- a CDS encoding pirin family protein, producing the protein METNHKNAVLHKANTRGYANHGWLESYHTFSFAGYNNPERVHFGVLRVLNDDRVNGGMGFGTHPHHDMEIISIPLEGDLEHKDSMGNLAVIRKGDIQVMSAGSGISHSEYNRNEGEAVKFLQIWVIPNQRGVTPRYDQVTLNPADRHNNLQQVVSPKADDKGVWIHQDAWFHLGEFDKDVKTSYNIKKEGNGVYAFILKGSFTIDGQVLDTRDGFGITGVDSIDISSLSDGAEILLMEVPMQLPVF